The genomic stretch AAAACTGGAGAAGGAAAAGATTCTCGTCTTCACACCATCCCGAAGGGTCCAAGGCAGAAGGGTGGTCTGCTATGATGACCGGTTCATAGTCAAATTGGCTTTTGATTCTGATGGCATCATTGTGTCCAATGATAACTACCGAGACCTTCAAATTGAAAAGCCAGAATGGAAGAAGTTTATAGAGGAGCGGTTGCTGATGTATTCTTTTGTGAATGATAAGTGAGTTTATTTCTAGTAAGCTCTAAACAGTTATGTACAAATTACTGATACTGATGAATTACATTTCAGTAAACATATATTGAACACTTACTGTATACCATGAATTGTGCTGGTTGCTATCAAGATAAAAGACTGAATAGAAAGCAGGACTCACTCTCTAGGGGCTCAAAGTATATGAGAGGAAAGGTAGAGTTAGGGGAGAGAGGAATAATGACAGGATGTTAAAAGTTGCTTTgtcttttgaaattaattttacaGAATAAAGAGGGCTACTGAGTATGACATGTGAAAGGGACACTATGAATAAATCTAAGAAGGTATGGAAGTGGCTGGTGTACTGGGGAAACCAATATTCTTGTCTGTCTGACTGGAGCATATAGTCCATGAAAGAATGATGCACAGCGAAATAATCCTTTTTGTGtgatcaaatagaaacaaaaggaagaaatgatgtcTTAATAGAAGACAGATGAAAGCTAGAAAACACAATTAGAATGTTATGCCTACAGTACTGGCAAGGGAGAAGGAAGGCCTAAATTCTTATAAACTGTGGTAGAGACAAAGAAACACTACTACTTTCTTTTGGCTTGCTTTCAGATTTATGCCTCCAGATGATCCTTTAGGACGCCATGGTCCAAGCCTTGAGAATTTCTTAAGAAAGCGACCTGTTGTTCCTGAGCATAAAAAGCAACCATGTCCTTATGGTGAGTACTTATGGCCTGAATTAAGGTCTGTACTAAGGAAAACATAGTGACTATTTCAGTAATTTTCCCTTATGATTTCTCTTTCAAGTGAGAAATCTTAGTATGTCTACATTCTGAGAGTGAAAATCTTTGTCTTTATGTACTCTCAGTTAGGTACACAAAGAAACAATTTAGAAACTGCATGAGGAAAAGGTAACTAGAATCAGAAGGGGGATTAATTGTCACTTGTTAACCTACCAAGTTGTCACTTAATAACATGTGCTCTAGACTCCTAAGTCCCGAGTAAGAACAAGCAGAAACTATACAGTCTATGGACGCAGAAGGGGCAATTCCAAAGAATTGACGATAAGGGGACGAATGAAATCATATGACGATTTCAACAGATCTtctatatgaaagaggtttattagctGGAGGAGAAGATAGGGAGAGAAGGGAGcacaggacatgatgggggaaaagagagaggggcaccccgaaagaaataagggagggggccaaGAGAAGGGGAGTAAGAGAGAAGGGACCAAGAGGGGCCAAGAGAGACCATGGGTTGGCTGGTACCTTTAAGGAGTAAGGTAACTTCGCCTTCCAGGTGTGTACATCTGGCAGGCAAcacgtgatgacatcataggttactggGCAACCCAGAtgcaggtttggttccaaaatcctaatATTGACCCCAAACAAGATCATGCTTCTCAGGCAGGTGACTATACTTTCTGACAACTGATTATACCATTTGTATTCTGCCTCCAAATTTCGTTTTCATTTgtatatttaaaatgtagttttcttAAGTATTGCGCTCTTACCAAAAATTCCTGCTACAAAGTTGGTGAGCCTAACAATGCAAATGCTGGCTATTTGGGATGTCTGAGTTTAATGACTAATCCCTAGTTGAGGGGTatttttggtttcttgttttttgtcCTTGACTCATGTTCAGATCAGAGAATTTTCATGTGTGCTGTCTCATTTCATCTTTACAATAATCCTTTAATATAGACATGGTTATGAACCTTGTTTACCAAAGAGGAAAATGAGCCTTAGAAAATAGTCACTTGTCCAGGTCACACAGCCAGCAAAGTACATAGCTGAACTTGAAACTCGGTTCTCACTGGCTTCTAAACTTGTGCTCTTTGCACTGCATCAttctgctctctgtctgtctaggCTGCCTCCACATACAGATTATGCCTAAGGAAAGTTGTCCCTCACCAGAACACTAAGGCTAGTCAACAGCTCAAGTCTTAGCTCTTCCACTGCAATTTCCTCTGAAGCTTTCCACTTACTCCCTCTTCCCTCACAAGTGTGTGGTGACTCCTTGGTGTTGTCTGTCTCTCATCTTTGTGGAGGGTTAAGCCCAAACAGTATAACCCTAACCTGAGTGACCAGATTGTTAGGACAATTTCTGGCACAGAGGGTTACACCACTTTGAAGAGAAAGTCTTACTCCAAGGCATTATTTTTCAGGCAAAAAATGTACCTACGGCCACAAGTGCAAATACTATCACCCGGAGCGGGCCAACCAACCCCAGCGTTCGGTGGCTGATGAGCTCCGAATCAGTGCCAAACTGTCCACAATGAAAATAATGAGCGAAGACACCCTGGCCAAATGTGGCACAGGGATGTCTACTGCCAAAGGTGAGATAACCTCAGAGGTCAAACGTGTCGCCTCCAAGCGCCAGTCAGATCCCAGCATCCGTTCTGTAGCTGTGGAGCCTGAAGAGTGGCTATCCATTGCCCGTAAACCTGAGGCCAGTTCTGTCCCTTCACTTGTGACCGCTTTAAGTGTCCCTACAATTACTCCCTCCAAAAGCCATGCAGTGGGGGCACTCAACACCCGTTCAGCCAGCAGCCCAGTGCCAGGGTCCTCCCATTTCCCCCATCAGAAGGCCTCTTTGGAACACATGGTCAGCATGCAATACCCTCCTATCCTGGTTACCAACAGCCATGGCACCTCTGTTAACTATACTGAGCAATATCCAAAGTTTGAGAACATGGGGGACCATGACTACTATTCAATGTTAAGCGACTTCTCCAAATTGAACATCAACAGCATGCATAATCATGAGTATTACATGGCTGAAGCAAACCAGGGGGTATATGTTCGGAATCCCAGCCTCCGTCCCGACAGTCACATGAGCCATACCAGGAATGACAACTATTCCTCCTACAACAACTTGTATTTGGCTGTAGCTGATGCCCATCCCGAAGGCACTTTGAAGCTGCATCGCTCAGCATCTCATAACCATCTTCAGCCTTTTTCCCATGGTTACCATGAAGCCTTAGCGAGAGCACAAAGTTATGGTTCAGAAGATTCCAAGCAAGCACCCCACAAGCAGTCAGTCCCTCACTTAGCTGTGCATACCCAAAACCCAGCAACTGGAGCAcactctagctgtcctggagacTACACCATGCCTCCCAATATCCATTCTGTGGGACCCTCCCAGCCAGGCCGTGCTCTGGTGATGACTCGGATGGACAGCGTTTCTGACTCCCGCCTCTATGACAGCAATCCCATGAGGCAGAGGAGACCTCCTCTGTGCAGGGAACAGCATGCTAGCTGGGACCCTTTGCCTTGTACAGCCGACTCCTATGGATACCACTCCTATCCCTTAGGTAACAGCCTCATGCAACCATGTTATGAACCAGTCATGGTAAGGAGCATGCCGGAAAAAATGGAGCAGATTTGGAGGAATCCTTGGGTTGGAATGTGCAATGATTCCAGGGAGCATACGATACCAGAGCACCAATATCAGACGTACAAGAACCTCTGCAACATCTTCCCTTCTAACATTGTTCTTGCAGTGATGGAGAAGAATCCCCACACGGCAGATGCTCAGCAACTGGCAGCCTTGATTGTTGCCAAGCTTAGGGCTGCACGTTGACCTGGCATAGAACGTATTCCGTTACATAAATATGAATACTATTAACACATTGATACTATAATTCTAGTAAGTAACAATTTGTGTTGTGCTTTTAAAATTACAGAATATTTATATCATTTAAGTACATAGCAACAACTCTGTGAGATAGATCTCAGTAAGATCTGGTTTTATAGAGAAGGAAATGAAGCTTCAGGTTAGCAAATGACCAAGTCAAGACACACACCTAAGTTCTCTGGCCCAATGGCCCAAGCCCTTTTCCACTGGAGCGTGAAAGTAATGGAGGACAAAACCTATGAAGCCCAAGTGCAAGAAACCCCAAAGGATTTCTTTAccattgttttctttccatttttcttctttagtgattttagagacagggtctctcctttgtagccctgactttcttgaaacttgctttgttgaccaaattggccttgaactcagagatccacctgcctctgcctgcagagtgctctgattaaaggcatgtgacaatACACCCAGCTAGCATTTCTTGTTTTCCTTAATCACACATTCCATATTATAAAGTATGGACCATCTGTCCAATTTAGAAAGCAAATACATGAGGATCAGATTGTACTGTGAATTAACCttttaagatattatttttaaataagagataTTTAAAACTAAAAGTAAACAGATTTTATTGCATGGCTATCTGATCATTCAATATCTTTAATCAAGTATAGGGTCACATTGAAGCTTCTAGAGACATAGTTGAACCCTCCTCTTAGCAATTCTACTGCATGCATGAATTTATATATTTGGTTTGAGATGTGTTTGTATCTCTGGTATCAACTTTTCTAGAGTGATAATGAGACGGTAAGCTCTATACGGCCTATAGTTTTCACCTGTATAGAACACAAGTACAACTTGATTTTGTCACATTTTATAGTTTCAGTTAGATTCCAAAGTCAAATCACATGCTGATATTTAAAGTTTGCTTTCTTAAGCACCAGAGTAAATCAGCTGTATTTCTCTTATGTATTTTTTACTTGACCATATTTATTAACCATCTTAGCTTTCAAGTCTCTTCATTTTAGCAAATTAGGGGTCCAACTGAAGCTTTCTGTAGCTAATAAGCTCATGTTCAACACTtagtatatatataatacacaagACCTAACGAGCTGGACCAGACCAAGGGACTTACTAGCAGAATCGGCTTCCCTTACCCCAGAAGGGATGGCAGTAAGGGATAACAAAGTTGAAAGTTCTAACCAATTCAACATTACAGGACAAAGTGTAGTGGAAGAGAGTGCAAGCCACTCTCTCCTGCTGTCCACCCTTTGAGCAATAAGATCAGAAACTGGTAGAGCAGAATTTCTTTAGGAAACAAAACCAGGGTATTTTCAAGATGGCAAAAAACAGCTTCCAAAGGGGAAGTGCTCTATTATGCACTTCAAATCGATGCAAAGAGGGTGCACTGGTTGTTAGATCATTCTgagatgcatttttttaaaaaggtatggCTTTAGGATCAGGCAGCACCATTTGCACAATTTGAATCTTACTCTGGGTAGAATCACTTATAGCTATATGCCTCTAAGAgcggcacttttttttttttttcacaatgatGCACTAAATGGGCCCTCCTTTCTGAATCCATTGTGTATTTCAACATTTTGAACCATGACCAGCTCACAGTTTCTGAGCCTGGAACTTACTAACTTCTACAGTCCTTTTTCATGAGAGTTGAGAAGGCCTGGCCTTGGCCTTTTGTTTCTTCATGAGAAGGTATAATACTGCCTATAAATGTTTCTTACTGTGAAACGCTCTGAATGTGAGGCTGTAGTCAGGGTTGTTTCTGGTGGTTTGATAATGGCTTACAtgctgctttccagctttctCTGTGAAAGTTGACGAATAGTATGTCTGAACCAACATTCACTTAGCCACAGCTTCACAATTATCTCATCCTACCCTTTAATGGTTTCATTCCCCAGTATACTGATAACCTGTAACAAACAATATTTTCTATCAAGTAGGTCCATATAAACTGACAGTTGCCACTAAAGTGCTCGCTATCTCACACAAGTACTTTGAACTTCCTGGACCTTCTAAATCTGCCCCATGACTAAAGCAGGGTATCTGACGCTCTCAGAATACTCCAATGCCTTTGTACCAATCAGTTCATCTTCTTAACAGTGACACCGCAGTGTCCTTTACCTTCCCAATTTACTGGGAAGCTCAAGACTCGTCTTGTCAGCTGCAGTTCACCTGGAGTATGTTCatgtttaaaattcaaaatgGTTGTAAGCTCCTCCCAGTAGCGGGAATATTTTTAAGCTAGCGTATGTATTTTTTACTTTCTACGAAAGAATTGCCAATCTCCTCTGCTAATAAAATGTGTATGAACCAAAGCAGCTAAGAGCAATGCCTCAAATAACCAGAAATGACCTTTTGTTGATACAAATTGTATCTCTTTTTCTCCTGATTGTATagaaacaaatatacaaaacTCATCTTAAACTATGTTTAGTACTTAATTTTCACCATATTTGTGGCACTGTGTGTCACAGGAAAGTAGCCCAGGGGTCATGAGGGAGCTTTTATTTCCAAAGGGCAGTAGTAGTGGCAGTAGTAGTTTATAGACAAATACAGTTTTCAAGGCCTCTTTATTGTTAGATGCACAAATACTGTGTGTACAATCTGCAACACTGATTATCTTTTGCCTATTAAATTTACTATGTCCTTATTAATGGGATTTTTATAAAGTGTCAGTAGTAATAAAACATATGTAAGAATCTTTAATGGAGCTGTATAATTATAGATGCATAAATCTACTTTGGTTCTTAcattagagaattttttttttatattgagatctACATACTTCTTGACTTTTCCATTTTGTCTATAATTATAAAATAGCAAATAAAGAAGAGCATTGAGACCTCGTTAGACCCTTCAAGGGGCTAAGTGTGTGCCCTTCAGGATACTTACCTCCAAGTACACAGCAGGAGTTAAGGCACAATGTTCTGTGTGGATTTCAAGAAGCAACGGATTCTGTAAGAGGTGCTTTGTAATTTGAATTCCTTCACTGATTTTCTGACCTCACAGCAAATCTCTGCCTGTTCGGGCCTTAGACTTTGTGGATTTTCTGATTTTCGTTTTCTTGTTGTGAccttattattgttgttgttttcatttccacCTTAAGGAGAAATGTGATTCTGGAGGGGCATGGTCAATCCAGGGCACCCTTTCTATAAGACAGCTCAAAGAAAAAGGAACCTTTCAAAGGTAACATGGAACTATTGAACTCATTTAAGGTACCAGGTATGGAAGGGAAAATGACAGATGCCTTATGAAAATGGTCTGTAAAACTTTTCTTCTAAGTAATGAAACGTATGGCAtgatttttctttccctctcttaccCTCTCAACCCCTTCTAGTTTTTAAGAGACTACTTCTCTAcaaccttttatttcttttttaataaataacctttataaaataaattaatatctattCATCTTTGTTACAGTTTCCCTCTAATACGGAACAGTTCATTGTGAAGAGGCTCTCAGTTAACATTCTATCTGTGCTCTAAGTGTGTGGCTTTGTATAAGTGCCCTTTGGAGGGCCAACAGTTTCAATAACAGTTTGTTttgctctgtaaatcaggctTGGATTTGCACAGGGAAAGTAATGCCAAGCTGTCCAAAGAGCCCTGCTCAGGTTTCCTCCTAacccttctcatcctcctcctagtTTGCTTCTCTTCAGGTATGAAACTGAGGAGTGCATAATCTTCAACCAAAATGGCACTAGTGTTAGTTTTCATCAGAAACAAAACCAGTGTTTTGTGTTTAAAGAACTTGCTTGTCTAAAGTAGTCAATGCCTGTGTGAAGACTCAGCATATTTGATATTTATTGTATTATAGCTAGCTATACACATAGGCAGACTGACTATTTTTAGTCCTGGTTTGTGTATCATTAAGCTATAGTAATTTGTTTTATCCATTTGTGGGATTAAATGGTATTGTTTAATGGTTGTAAACTTTTTATAAAACCACTTTGGGTTTCTTGTTTGACCCAAACATAATGTAAGTCTCAATGACAAAATATACAGAGCCAACCTGAGGTGAGTGAAAATATAGCCCTTCCCCAAATTTGTCTGTCCTATATAACGCATGTGCAATGCTTTATACAATATTCCCACTAGCATGAATATACTTATGACTTCTTCATGAGCTTTATTTCACCTAAAATTGTGATGAAAATGCTGTATCATTGACAATGAATTGTTTATTGCATAAACTATTTGTCTACTAATCATTAATGGCTCTTTCTTTAAGAACATCAGCAACAAGTCATTGCACACAAGCATACACGCTCCAATTTTTTCCTGAAATATTAAACATGTCCTTTCAACTTGTATGGTAAAATAAACAATGGGACACAAATCCCCATCCTTCCCTCCTAGAGTTCACCTGAAATTTATCAGTTTTGGGTTTGCTTCTTATGGTTCTTTTCTATTGATCACACCCAAAAATCTTACAAATGCTAGGTTAGCATTTTACCACCAAAGTACAGAATCAGCCCTTACTTTTTGATGAGAGCCTTGTGATGCAtctcaaactggccttgaacttcacacacacacacacacacacagaacacactctCTGTTGTTCAAaaattggaattacaggtgcGCATGGAAAAATCATttccttgtcttttgagacaagttttgCCTGTAGCTACCAGTCACACATATAAAACCTGATATGCtcgaggaaaaaaaaagttcattcaGTTAAGTATTTATTGAGGGCCTGTCATTTATCAAGCTCTGTTTCACACTCTTAGAAGATAGCATCCAATgtagaattttcattttaatttagttaCAGGTCCATTTTTCCCCCagaaaacatgtgtgtgtgttttgtgtacaGTGTAAGTGTACGGTGAATGCACATGTGTGGgggtatgtgcctgtgtgtatacatgtagagtgcaggaaacctcAAGGGCTTTCCTGTATTGCTCACCAACTTACTGCCTTGAGACAGGATTGTACCAGGGAACTGGAATCTCACCATTTTGGCTAATCTGGCTGCCCAGAAggctcttgaattaaaggtgtccTTTCCTCTGATGGTAGGGTTATAGCCGTGCTCAGCCATGCCTTGACTTTTATGCAGGTGCtttggatttgaactcaggtcctcaagcacTCACATCTacctactcactgagccatcttcccagatcctGAAGAGCCTTTTCAAATCTATCCTGTTAAGTATGATATTTTAAAGTTTCAAAGGTAAATTTCTTGCAGATTTATGAAAATGGTATGATTTGCTTAAGATTGTTCCAATTAAGTAATGACATGTGCCTAGAACCTGTCTTTAGGCAGCTTTTACCTGTCTACCAGTACATTCCAAACTCCATTTTGCACCAAAATAATCCCACTTATGTCAACACTATAGATTGTGGCCTATTCCCCAACCATTGATTCAGGTAAGGAGTGGAGTCTGATTTGATCCTAATAAAAATCTAGATGATGATGTTCCAGGAAACACTGATCTACACCGAACTAACAACTGTTCTTTATCCATGGGTAAATCATTTCTCTTTTGTCTGTCTCAGTATCTCAATGCACTTCAAAAGCAGGAGACTAGATTAGGGGCGCAAGGGGAAAAAAGATTCCAAGGAAGTGTGTGGGAAAAAAAGAGGTAAAAATGTGTGTACATACCCTGGAGGTTGCAGGGGGGACGACCAAACAAGAACTATTATtgtcaaacctttttttttttttctagtagaaAAACTAGTCTTTAAAAAGCAATGGTATGTGAGTTCCCAAAACATATGCAATAAAGTGAGAACTACTCTAAAAGACTAGAACTGAAAGCTTGTGGCATCATCTCCCCAGACCATGGGGTGTGTATCCTCACATTTTTAAATCCCTGATTCGTGTTTAAATTCCTTGAAGACACTTCTATCATTGACTTTCCAGTATGCTAGAAAATCTTTAGCCTTTGCCATTGTAGGAACGAAGcattggtggtgatggtggtagggACACCTTTGTATTAACCAATGCAAAAGCCTGCTGTGCTGGTAGATTCATGGAAGGCTTTGAGTCTAACAGTGTATCCTTTCAGATGCTATACACTCCCTAAAAGCCCTAACTCAAGTCAGAACCCCTGTCCACGCTTGGTGATGAAAATAATTTCCTACCACGGCTGAGGCTCTGGGTACCATCCCCAGCTTAGAGTGGTTTAGGAACAGGCAGGGTACAGAACATGTTGACTTTCTGAAAAAGCATCTACAAAAAAGTTTTAACATTTCTTGAAATAGCTACTTAGGGAAACCCCTTAAGCTACTGGAAGAGCCATAACTATCTCTGACATTCTTCACCAAGCTAAAGGTTCTACTTTCATCTTTCAGCTAATGGCCGACACAGGGTACAGGTTAGGCCTATGTTTCTTGGCAACTGGGGCCTTATGTAGCTCCAAAGCCCACTGCAGGAGTATGTataataacattttagctttcaaTTCCtgtttgttattcaataaaggAAAAACTGGATCTTTCTCCCACACCCTGCTCTCTACACAGCTCCATGCCTCAGATGTTCACTAGGCTCTATAGACAGTGATGGCTCTTCTTGGGCTCTGATTCTTTCATATAGGCTGGCCCACATTGCAGGGGAGTGAAGCAGAAGTAAGTTTAAGGAGCGAGGCAGAAGGTGTGGCTACAGTGTCACTAGGAAAGCAATCAAAATTGGTATACATAATAGTTCCTAGGCTCCGACTTCTATTCAAAAGCCTTGTTACATCTCAACATCTTTAGAATAGCCACAAAGTAAAGGGAGAATTACAATATTCTACCGGAACACATGCATGTCTTATTTCACAAACACCATGACGAAaatctgtttattatttttcaaaacaaaacagaaaatcattCACATTTCCATTGTGGTTTAAAGCTGAATTGATATGGCTGATCTGGATGGTCTCCCAGGTTTTCCAGTCTGTACCATGGGTGGATTCTTGACTGGCTCTGACTATGTCGGAATTACATGGACACTTGCATCAGGACAGCCATCAGAAGAGCTGCAGGCCAGCTTTGAGCCTTTCCAGTTGTCCTGGGCTCCACAGAAGGCCCTCCA from Meriones unguiculatus strain TT.TT164.6M chromosome X, Bangor_MerUng_6.1, whole genome shotgun sequence encodes the following:
- the Zc3h12b gene encoding probable ribonuclease ZC3H12B, which translates into the protein MTATAAVETPKMEKSASKEEKHQPKQDSTNRGNADSEEWMSSENDTEQMNFKSGHNSYQSADTQLKKKEMPSKPHRQLCRSPCLDRPSFSQSSILQDGKQDLEKEYQAKMDFALKLGYAEEQIQSVLNKLGPESLINDVLAELVKLGNKGDSEGQVNLSLLLPRGASSREIASPELSLEDEIDNSDNLRPVVIDGSNVAMSHGNKEEFSCRGIQLAVDWFLDKGHKDITVFVPAWRKEQSRPDAPITDQDILRKLEKEKILVFTPSRRVQGRRVVCYDDRFIVKLAFDSDGIIVSNDNYRDLQIEKPEWKKFIEERLLMYSFVNDKFMPPDDPLGRHGPSLENFLRKRPVVPEHKKQPCPYGKKCTYGHKCKYYHPERANQPQRSVADELRISAKLSTMKIMSEDTLAKCGTGMSTAKGEITSEVKRVASKRQSDPSIRSVAVEPEEWLSIARKPEASSVPSLVTALSVPTITPSKSHAVGALNTRSASSPVPGSSHFPHQKASLEHMVSMQYPPILVTNSHGTSVNYTEQYPKFENMGDHDYYSMLSDFSKLNINSMHNHEYYMAEANQGVYVRNPSLRPDSHMSHTRNDNYSSYNNLYLAVADAHPEGTLKLHRSASHNHLQPFSHGYHEALARAQSYGSEDSKQAPHKQSVPHLAVHTQNPATGAHSSCPGDYTMPPNIHSVGPSQPGRALVMTRMDSVSDSRLYDSNPMRQRRPPLCREQHASWDPLPCTADSYGYHSYPLGNSLMQPCYEPVMVRSMPEKMEQIWRNPWVGMCNDSREHTIPEHQYQTYKNLCNIFPSNIVLAVMEKNPHTADAQQLAALIVAKLRAAR